The Thioalbus denitrificans sequence TAGAGGGCTGTGGGCAGGCGGGTGGTGGGCATGGGGTTCGGTTTGCGTGCGCTCCGGCGCTCGGCGGTTCCTGCATTCCTGGTATGAGGGATGCCGACCCGGATCCCGGCCCGGGCCGCGAAAGGGTCAGGGTCAGTATACTAGTGTAGTGCGTCACTCTTGGAGGTACTTTCAGAGCCCCCCGAAAGTGCCAGGACAAGGCGCAGTGCGCAGGCAATGGTTGTTCCCTTGTCAAGCGCTGCAACGCCGTCATGGTGCTTTCGGGGGGCTCCCTGCGGGCGCGCCGCCGGCCGGCCATCTGCGGCGTTGCGCTTGCTTGAAAGGGGGCCTGCCCTTCCTGCGCAAGCGCGCCTTGCATCTGACCGGCCGGCGACTCGCTGAATGTGCCTCCAAGAGTGACGCACTACACTAGCCTACGGCGCCCCACCCCACGACCCGCACCGGAGACCCCGACCACCGTGCCCCCGCCCGCCCCCGACCAGCTTGCCGACCTGGCCCGCGCTATCCGGCGCTGGGGTGTCGATCTCGGCTTTCAGCAGGTGGGCATCGGCGGGGTGGATCTGGACCGGCACGAGGCCCGCTTCCTGCACTGGCTGGAGCGGGGCTTTCACGGCGAGATGGAGTACATGGCCCGCCACGGCACCCGCCGCAGCCGCCCGGCCGAGCTGGAACCCGGCACCGTGCGGGTCATCAGCGCACGCATGGACTACTGGCCGCCGGGCCGGGACGCGGTCGCCGTCCTGCGCGACCCGGCACGCGGCTATGTCTCCCGCTACGCCCTCGGGCGCGACTATCACAAGCTGCTGCGCAAGCGGCTGGCGCGGCTGGTGGAGCGGGTGAGGGAAGCGGCCGGCGGGTTCGGCGCGCGGGTGTTCGTGGACAGCGCTCCGGTCCTGGAGAAGGCCCTGGCCGAGCAGGCGGGACTGGGCTGGATCGGCAAGCACAGCAATCTCATCCACCCCCGGGCGGGCTCCTGGTTCTTCCTCGGGGAGATCTACACCGACCTGCCGCTGCCGGTGGACGACGCCCCCACGGGCAACCACTGCGGCACCTGCGCCGCCTGTATCGACGCCTGCCCCACCCGCGCCATCGTCGCGCCCTACCAGGTGGATGCCCGGCTGTGCATCTCCTACCTCACCATCGAGCTGCACGGGCCCATTCCGCCGGCGCTCCGCCCGCTGCTGGGCAACCGCATCTACGGCTGCGACGACTGCCAGCTGGTGTGCCCCTGGAACCGCTTCGCCCGCCTCACCGGCGAGGGCGACTTCGCCCCCCGCAACGACCTGGACGCGCCGGAGCTGACGGCGCTGCTGGGCTGGGAGGAGACGGAATTCCTGCGCCGCACCGAGGGCTCGCCCATCCGCCGCATCGGCCATGAGCGCTGGCTGCGCAACGTGGCGGTGGCCCTGGGCAACGGAGCGGCCACCCCGGCGGCGCTCGCCGCCCTGCGGGCGCGGCTCGCCCACCCCTCGGTGCTGGTGCGCGAGCATGTGCAGTGGGCGCTGGAGCGGCTCGACCGGGCCGCCGCCGCGGCGGGGCCCGCCGGGGGCGGCGGCCCGGGTCCATGACACCGCGACCGCGCCCGGCCGGCGCAACTCCCGGACCAGGGGCGTCCGGGGCTACTCCGCGTCCGCGGCGGCCCCGTCGCGAAACGCCGGCGGGGGCTCGGGGGCGCGGATGAAGTGCTCGCGGTAGTAGCGCAGCTCGGCGATGGATTCGCGGATGTCGTCCAGGGCGCGGTGGGTATTGGCCTTGCTGAACCCGTCCAGCAGCCAGGGCGACCAGCGCCGCACCAGCTCCTTGAAGGTGCTCACGTCCAGGTTGCGGTAGTGGAAGTACTGCTCCAGCTTCGGCATGTGGCGGGCCATGAAGCGGCGGTCCTGGCAGATGGAGTTCCCGCACATGGGGGACTTGCGCTGCGGCACGTGGCGCATCAGGAACTCCAGCGTCTGCTCCACCGCGTCGAGCTCGTCCAGGCGGCTGGCGCGGACCCGCTCCACCAGGCCGCTCACGGTGTGGGTGCGGGTGTTCCACTCGTCCATTCCCGCCAGCGCCGCGTCACTCTGGTGGATGGCCAGCACCGGGCCCTCGGCCACCACGTTCAGCTCCTTGTCGGTCACGATGGTGGCGATCTCGATCACCACGTCGCGATCGGGATCGAGCCCGGTCATCTCCATGTCGACCCAGACCAGGTTCTCGGGATTGGGCTTGATCATCCGGAAACTCCCACTGAAAGCCGTTGCGGAACATCCCCCCGACATCGGCGGGGGCGCCTGCGCCGATGGGCGCGCGACGCGGCGGCCGGGCACCGCTTGCGGGCGTCACGGCCCTGCGCCATGATGTGAACGATGAATGCATTTACGCTGCTGTTCATCCTGCTGGTGCTGCTGGAGGCCGCCATCCGGGCGTGGCTGGCGCGGCGCCAGGCCGGCTGTGTCGCCCGTCACCGCGCCGAAGTCCCGGCACCCTTCCGCGACCACATCCCGCTCCCGGCCCACCAGAAGGCGGCTGACTATACCATAGCCCGGATGCGCCTCGGGCTCATCGACCTGGCCGTGGGCAGCCTGCTGCTCGTGGCCTGGACCCTGGGCGGCGGACTGGAGCTGCTCGATCGCGGCTGGCGCGCCCTGGAGCTCGGCCCGGTCGCCACCGGCACCGGCTTCCTGCTCAGCGGGGTGCTGCTGATGGGGCTGCTGGAGCTGCCCCTGTCCGCCTGGCGCACCTTCGGCATCGAGCAGCGCTTCGGCTTCAACCGCACCACGCCGGCCCTGTTCCTGGCCGACGCCCTGAAGAGCGCCCTGCTGCTGCTCCTGCTGGGCGGACCGCTGGCCTGGCTGGTGATGGCCATCATGCACGGCGCCGGGGCGACCTGGTGGCTCTGGGTGTGGGGGGTATGGGTGGCCTTCAACCTGTTCCTGGCCTGGGCCTTCCCCACCTTCATCGCCCCGCTCTTCAACCGCTTCCGGCCGCTCGCGGACGAGGCGCTGCGCCGCCGCATCGAGGCGCTTCTGGAGCGCTGCGGCTTCGCCAGCCGGGGCATCTTCATCATGGACGGCTCACGCCGCTCCAGCCACGGCAACGCCTACTTCACCGGGCTCGGGCGCAGCAAGCGCGTGGTCTTCTTCGACACGCTCATCGAGTGCCTGGAGCCGGCCGAGGTGGAGGCGGTGCTGGCCCATGAGCTGGGCCATTTCCGCCGCCGGCACGTCCTCAAGCGCATGGTCTTCAGCAGCCTGCTGAGCCTGGCGGGGCTGGCGCTGCTGGGCTGGCTGACGCAACAGCCCGGCTTCTACACGGGGCTCGGGCTGACGCAACCCTCTCCCCACGCCGCCCTGATGCTGTTCCTGCTGGTGGCCCCGCTGCTCGGACTGGCAATCCAGCCGCTGGCCGCCGCGGTCATGCGCCGCCACGAATTCGAGGCCGACGACTTCGCCGCCCGGGAGGCGGGCCCCGAGCCCCTGATCCGGGCCCTGGTGAAGCTCTACCGCGACAACGCCAGCACCCTGACCCCCGATCCCCTCTACTCGGCCTTCCATGACAGCCATCCCCCCGCCCCCGTGCGCATCGCCCATTTGTCTAGTAAAATACTTGGTTAAAGCCTGTCGACGACCCGGAGGTCTCCCATGTTCCGTACCCCGATTGCCGCTCTTGCCCTGCTGCTGGCAGCCGCTCCGGCGCTGGCGGCCGACGGCCGGGCGCTGCACGACGAGAACTGCCTGAGCTGTCACGCCTCCCTCACCGGCGGCGACCCGAACACCCTCTACACCCGTCCGGACCACAAGGTCACCTCCCTGGACGGGCTGCGCAAGCAGGTCCACCGCTGCGAGCTGAGCCTGGGGCTGACCTGGTTCGACGACGAGGTGGACGCGGTGACCGAGTATCTCAACCGCAATTTCTACAAGTTCAACTGAACCCGACCCGACCACAACCACGTGAACCCGCCATGACCGAATTGACCCGCAAACGCTGCCTGCCCTGTGAAGGGGGCGTGGATCCGCTGACTCTCGACCAGTCCCGCGAGCTCCTCGCCCAGGTGCCGGGCTGGACCCTGAGCGAGGACGGCAGGGAGCTGAGCCACACCTACAAGTTCAGGAACTACTACGAGACCATGGCCTTCGTGAACGCCATCGCCTGGATGGCCCACCGCGAGGACCACCACCCCGACCTGGAGGTGGGCTACAACCGCTGCCGGGTGCGCTACAGCACCCACGCCATCGGCGGGCTGTCGGAGAACGACTTCATCTGCGCGGCCAAGGTGGAGGCCCTGCTGGCGGATCCCGAGACCGCCTCGCTCAACTGCGCGATCTGAGTGACGGGTGACGGGTGACGGGTGACGGGTGAGCCGGAGGTTGCCGTTGTCGCCTTCACCCATCACACTTCACCCGTCACCGCGGCTGCAGACCGCCACACCGCATCCTGCCTCCCTGTTATCCTTCCACCCGTCCCGGTGATCCACATTTGAGCGCAGCGAAATCCGCCCCATGGCCAAACGCAGGCTGACCCGGCGCCAGTCCTGGCGTATCGAGAAAATCCAGCAGGAGCGTCAGGCGCGGGCACAGCGCCGGGAGGCCCATGTGGAGACGCTGCTGGAGGATGAGCACCTGGGCCCGGAACAGGAGGGTCGGGTGATCGCCAGCTACGGCGCCAGCGTCGACGTGGAGGACCCCGCGGGCGGCCTGCACCGCTGCCATCTGCGCCAGCACCTGGGCACCCCGGTCTGCGGCGATCATGTCGCCTGGCAGGCGGGCAGCCGCGGCAACGGCGTGGTGGTCGCCATCCGGCCCCGCCGCAGCGCGCTGATCCGCGAAATGCCCGATGGCGGCGAACGCCCCATCGCCGCCAACCTCGACCGGCTCGGGGTGGTGATCGCCACCCGGCCGACAACGCCGATGGGGCTCATCGACCGCTACCTGGTGGCCGCCGAGCACCTCGGCATCCACCCCTTCCTGGTGCTCAACAAGATCGACCTGCTGGAGCCCGACGCGCTGACGGAGCTCGAGGAGAGCCTCGCCGTCTATCCCCGCATCGGCTACGAGCTGATTCCCGCCAGCACCGTGACCGCCCATGGGCTGGATGCCCTGCGCGCGGCCCTGGGCGGACACACCAGCGTACTGGTGGGGCAGTCGGGGGTGGGCAAGTCGTCCCTGATCAACTGCCTCATCCCCTCGGTGGAGGCGCCTACCGCCGCGCTGTCCGAGGCCACCGGCAAGGGCATGCACACCACCACCACCGCCCGCCTCTATCACCTCCCCGGCGACGGCAGCCTCATCGACTCCCCCGGGGTCCGCGAGTTCGCGCTCGGGCATATCCCCGCCGCGGAGGTGGGGCCGGCGTTCATCGAATTCCGGCCCTTTCTCGGCCACTGCCGCTTCCGCGACTGCGCCCACCGCGACGAACCCGGCTGCGCCCTGCGCGGCGCCGTGGACAGCGACGCCATCGATCCGCGGCGCCTGGCGAGCTATCACCGCATCGTCGCCTCCCTCGCCGGGTGAGAGCCGGGGCAGTGCAGATTGAGGCCGCACCGGGGGCAAAACACGGGTTTCTTACAACGGACCCCGATTTCCGATAAAATTGAATGTCTTTGTGTTCCCCTGGAGTCCTGGTGACTGACGCCCCCCTGCCCCCGCTCATCGAGCCCGAGGCACTGGAAGCCCTGCTCGGCCGCGACGATCTGCTCATCGTCGACCTGAGCCGCAGCGATGTCCACGCCCGCGCCCACGTGCCGGGCGCCGTCCACCTGGAGTACGGACGCCTCGTGCTGGGCGCGCCCCCCGCACCGGGGCGGCTGCCCAACCCCGGGCGCCTGCGGCAGGTGCTGGGTGAAATCGGCGTCTCCCCGGAACGACCGCTGGTGGTCTACGACGACGAGGGCGGCGGCAAGGCCTGCCGCCTGCTGTGGACCCTGTCGCTGTTCGGCCTCGGCGGCAGCCTGCTGAACGGCGGACTGCACGCCTGGGCCAACGAGGAGCACCCCCTGGAGCAGGCCCGCAACACGCCTGCGCCCACCACCATAGACACCCCGTTCGATCCGTCCCCGGCAGTGGAGGCCGATTACCTGCTGGCCCGCCTCGGCGACCCGGAGCTGGCGCTGCTCGATGCCCGCAGCGCCGAGGAATTCAGCGGCGAGCGGCGCTACGCCATGCGCGGCGGACACATCCCGGGGGCGGTGAACCTGGACTGGCAGGCCAGCCTCGACCCGGACCGCAACCTGCGGCTGCGGCCCGAGTCCGAGCTGCGCGCGTTGCTCACGGGGCGGCACATCACCCCGGAACGGGAAGTGGTCTGCTACTGCCAGACCCACCACCGCTCCTCCCACAGCTGGTACGTGCTCAAGCTGCTGGGCTACCCGCGGGTGAAGGGCTATCCCGGCTCCTGGGCCGAGTGGGGCAACCGCCTGGACACGCCGGTGGAGGAGTGAAGCCTGGTGCTTGATCGCCTGCTCTGCCTGCCGCAGCACCTGCTGCCCCAGCACGCCCTGTCCCGGCTCGTCGGCCGGCTGGCCGAGTCCCGCAATCCCTGGGTCAAGGACCGCTTCATCGGCTGGTTCGCGCGCCGCTACGGCGTCGATCTCGGCGAGGCGGCGCAACCGGATCCGCGCGCCTATCCCGATTTCAACAGCTTCTTCACCCGCGCGCTGCGTCCCGGCGCCCGGCCACTGCCGGAGCCGCCCGGGGCGGTGGCCTGCCCGGTGGACGGGGCGGTGAGCCAGGCCGGCGCGGCAACCGGCGGCCGGCTGCTGCAGGCCAAGGGGCACGACTACACCGTGGCGGCGCTGCTGGGCGGGGACCCGCGGCTGGCCGCGCCCTTCCTTGGCGGCAGCTTCGCCACCCTCTACCTGTCGCCGCGGGACTACCACCGCATCCACATGCCCCTGGACGGGCGCCTGGTCACCATGCTGCACATCCCCGGGCGCCTGTTCTCGGTGAATCCGCTGACCGCCCGCGGCGTGCCGCGGCTGTTCGCCCGCAACGAGCGGGTGGTCACCCTGTTCGACACCGCCGCCGGCCCCATGGCGGTGGTGCTGGTGGGGGCGGTCATCGTGGCGAGCATCGAGACAGTCTGGGCCGGGATCATCACCCCGCCCAGCAGGCGGGAAATCCGCCGCTGGGACTACCCGCCCGGCGAAGTGAAGCTCGCCCGCGGCGCCGAGCTGGGCCGTTTCCGCCTCGGTTCCACCGTGATTGTCCTGTTCGGTCCGGGCGCGGTGGCACTCGAATCCAACCTGGCCTCCGGCGCCGAGGTCCGCATGGGCCAGCCGCTGGGCTGGCTGTCCGGCGCTGGCGATGACGCCTGAGCCGCCCATTCTGTCTGTTCAATCCCGAGAGGTTCAGCACGTGATCAAGAGCCTGTTTCCCGAACTGTCCATCCGCGGCAAGCGCCTCCTGCCCGTTATCCAGGGCGGCATGGGCGTGGGTGTCTCCGCCCATCGGCTGGCCGGTACGGTGGCACGCGAGGGCGCGGTGGGCACCATCGCCAGCATCGACCTGCGCTGCCTGCATGCGGACCTGATGGAACGCACCCGCCGCTCCCGTGACGCGAAACTGATCGATGCGGCCAACCTGGAGGCCCTGGACCGGGAGATCCGCACCGCCCGCGCCATCGCCGGTCCCGAGGGCTTCATCGCCGTGAACGTGATGAAGGCCGTGGACAAGCACGCCGACCTGGTGCGCCAGGCCTGCGAGAGCGGTGCCGACGCCATCGTCATGGGCGCGGGCCTGCCCTTCGACCTGCCCGACCTGGTGGCCGGACACGAGGACGTGGCGCTGATTCCGATCCTCTCCGAGGAGCGCGGCGTGCGCGCGGTGCTGAAGAAGTGGATGCGCAAGGGCCTGCTGCCCGATGCCATCATCATCGAGCACCCCCGCTACGCCGGCGGCCACCTGGGCGCGACGCGCATCGACGAGGTGGCCAGTCCGCGCTTCGATTTCGGGCGGGTGTTCGACGAGGCGCGGAAGATGTTCACCGATCTGGGCCTGGCCATGGATCGCATCCCCCTCATCGCGGCCGGCGGCGTCAACTCCTTCGAGCGCATCCGCGAGATATTCAACTGGGGCGGCAGCGGCGTCCAGCTGGGCACCCCCTTCGCGGTCACCGAGGAGGGCGACGCCCACATCAACTTCAAGCGCATCCTGGCCGAGGCGCTGCCCCAGCAGGTCGTCACCTTCATGAGCGCCGCCGGCCTGCCGGCCCGTGCCGTGCTCACGCCGTGGCTGGAGAAGTACCTGAACCGCGAGGAGAAGGTGCGCGCCCGGGCGACGGCCGAGCGGGCCAGCTGCGCCGGCCATTTCGAGTGCCTGAGCCACTGCGGCCTCAAGGACGGCAACCCCAGGGCGGGA is a genomic window containing:
- the queG gene encoding tRNA epoxyqueuosine(34) reductase QueG — translated: MPPPAPDQLADLARAIRRWGVDLGFQQVGIGGVDLDRHEARFLHWLERGFHGEMEYMARHGTRRSRPAELEPGTVRVISARMDYWPPGRDAVAVLRDPARGYVSRYALGRDYHKLLRKRLARLVERVREAAGGFGARVFVDSAPVLEKALAEQAGLGWIGKHSNLIHPRAGSWFFLGEIYTDLPLPVDDAPTGNHCGTCAACIDACPTRAIVAPYQVDARLCISYLTIELHGPIPPALRPLLGNRIYGCDDCQLVCPWNRFARLTGEGDFAPRNDLDAPELTALLGWEETEFLRRTEGSPIRRIGHERWLRNVAVALGNGAATPAALAALRARLAHPSVLVREHVQWALERLDRAAAAAGPAGGGGPGP
- the orn gene encoding oligoribonuclease; the encoded protein is MKPNPENLVWVDMEMTGLDPDRDVVIEIATIVTDKELNVVAEGPVLAIHQSDAALAGMDEWNTRTHTVSGLVERVRASRLDELDAVEQTLEFLMRHVPQRKSPMCGNSICQDRRFMARHMPKLEQYFHYRNLDVSTFKELVRRWSPWLLDGFSKANTHRALDDIRESIAELRYYREHFIRAPEPPPAFRDGAAADAE
- a CDS encoding M48 family metallopeptidase — protein: MNAFTLLFILLVLLEAAIRAWLARRQAGCVARHRAEVPAPFRDHIPLPAHQKAADYTIARMRLGLIDLAVGSLLLVAWTLGGGLELLDRGWRALELGPVATGTGFLLSGVLLMGLLELPLSAWRTFGIEQRFGFNRTTPALFLADALKSALLLLLLGGPLAWLVMAIMHGAGATWWLWVWGVWVAFNLFLAWAFPTFIAPLFNRFRPLADEALRRRIEALLERCGFASRGIFIMDGSRRSSHGNAYFTGLGRSKRVVFFDTLIECLEPAEVEAVLAHELGHFRRRHVLKRMVFSSLLSLAGLALLGWLTQQPGFYTGLGLTQPSPHAALMLFLLVAPLLGLAIQPLAAAVMRRHEFEADDFAAREAGPEPLIRALVKLYRDNASTLTPDPLYSAFHDSHPPAPVRIAHLSSKILG
- a CDS encoding c-type cytochrome, with amino-acid sequence MFRTPIAALALLLAAAPALAADGRALHDENCLSCHASLTGGDPNTLYTRPDHKVTSLDGLRKQVHRCELSLGLTWFDDEVDAVTEYLNRNFYKFN
- a CDS encoding 4a-hydroxytetrahydrobiopterin dehydratase; the protein is MTELTRKRCLPCEGGVDPLTLDQSRELLAQVPGWTLSEDGRELSHTYKFRNYYETMAFVNAIAWMAHREDHHPDLEVGYNRCRVRYSTHAIGGLSENDFICAAKVEALLADPETASLNCAI
- the rsgA gene encoding small ribosomal subunit biogenesis GTPase RsgA, whose translation is MAKRRLTRRQSWRIEKIQQERQARAQRREAHVETLLEDEHLGPEQEGRVIASYGASVDVEDPAGGLHRCHLRQHLGTPVCGDHVAWQAGSRGNGVVVAIRPRRSALIREMPDGGERPIAANLDRLGVVIATRPTTPMGLIDRYLVAAEHLGIHPFLVLNKIDLLEPDALTELEESLAVYPRIGYELIPASTVTAHGLDALRAALGGHTSVLVGQSGVGKSSLINCLIPSVEAPTAALSEATGKGMHTTTTARLYHLPGDGSLIDSPGVREFALGHIPAAEVGPAFIEFRPFLGHCRFRDCAHRDEPGCALRGAVDSDAIDPRRLASYHRIVASLAG
- a CDS encoding sulfurtransferase — encoded protein: MTDAPLPPLIEPEALEALLGRDDLLIVDLSRSDVHARAHVPGAVHLEYGRLVLGAPPAPGRLPNPGRLRQVLGEIGVSPERPLVVYDDEGGGKACRLLWTLSLFGLGGSLLNGGLHAWANEEHPLEQARNTPAPTTIDTPFDPSPAVEADYLLARLGDPELALLDARSAEEFSGERRYAMRGGHIPGAVNLDWQASLDPDRNLRLRPESELRALLTGRHITPEREVVCYCQTHHRSSHSWYVLKLLGYPRVKGYPGSWAEWGNRLDTPVEE
- the asd gene encoding archaetidylserine decarboxylase (Phosphatidylserine decarboxylase is synthesized as a single chain precursor. Generation of the pyruvoyl active site from a Ser is coupled to cleavage of a Gly-Ser bond between the larger (beta) and smaller (alpha chains). It is an integral membrane protein.) → MLDRLLCLPQHLLPQHALSRLVGRLAESRNPWVKDRFIGWFARRYGVDLGEAAQPDPRAYPDFNSFFTRALRPGARPLPEPPGAVACPVDGAVSQAGAATGGRLLQAKGHDYTVAALLGGDPRLAAPFLGGSFATLYLSPRDYHRIHMPLDGRLVTMLHIPGRLFSVNPLTARGVPRLFARNERVVTLFDTAAGPMAVVLVGAVIVASIETVWAGIITPPSRREIRRWDYPPGEVKLARGAELGRFRLGSTVIVLFGPGAVALESNLASGAEVRMGQPLGWLSGAGDDA
- a CDS encoding NAD(P)H-dependent flavin oxidoreductase; protein product: MIKSLFPELSIRGKRLLPVIQGGMGVGVSAHRLAGTVAREGAVGTIASIDLRCLHADLMERTRRSRDAKLIDAANLEALDREIRTARAIAGPEGFIAVNVMKAVDKHADLVRQACESGADAIVMGAGLPFDLPDLVAGHEDVALIPILSEERGVRAVLKKWMRKGLLPDAIIIEHPRYAGGHLGATRIDEVASPRFDFGRVFDEARKMFTDLGLAMDRIPLIAAGGVNSFERIREIFNWGGSGVQLGTPFAVTEEGDAHINFKRILAEALPQQVVTFMSAAGLPARAVLTPWLEKYLNREEKVRARATAERASCAGHFECLSHCGLKDGNPRAGQFCIERQLAAAVEGNVEKGLFFRGSEPLPFGPDIRPVRDLLEYLLTGLRPAGHHPA